From Glycine soja cultivar W05 chromosome 4, ASM419377v2, whole genome shotgun sequence, the proteins below share one genomic window:
- the LOC114409730 gene encoding uncharacterized protein LOC114409730, producing MHDMFMGTPPTSPPQSNIQSEAKSRNTRKSTRLRRLTVRSLDHPRPTVQVDAATGRGSGPHKEKFHNYLGVVAREKIPIVHNSWKDVPDKLKDCPHVLSRGGYDLLEKKLMDDKIKKRQHEAMLTESTVDMDEPPSPIKRHVKWVLARTKQFGQMTSEAAREISDKIASLEEQSSQGTFVPNGRQDILNTAIGRPDHGGRVRAAGSGVTITQYFGKAARGSGSSYRSFNQQQLDEIIVTIKEQNERRLETFKHVLKEQIILEISQRGSTVAAPIQPDIQLLGARVSTKGSNAEAVVNPSPPDHVGPVKPTMGLYVHRELCTKLVALGKTYDGGSTIHGVAYADDVVRVSVDLVINGEAEVPFLTSDIKYVSQALDTFIAWPTSLVKLVSNERTRCAS from the exons ATGCATGACAT GTTCATGGGTACACCACCAACTTCCCCCCCACAATCAAATATTCAGTCTGAAGCAAAGTCTAGGAATACTAGAAAATCAACACGGCTACGGAGGTTGACAGTACGATCATTAGATCATCCAAGACCAACTGTACAGGTGGATGCCGCAACTGGCCGAGGATCGGGCCCACACAAAGAGAAATTCCACAATTATCTTGGGGTGGTGGCCCGAGAGAAAATTCCCATAGTACATAATAGCTGGAAAGATGTTCCGGACAAGCTAAAGGACTGCCCCCATGTACTTTCTCGTGGAGGGTATGATTTACTTGAAAAGAAGTTGATGGATGATAAAATCAAAAAGAGACAACATGAAGCAATGCTGACTGAGTCTACAGTAGACATGGACGAGCCCCCATCTCCAATTAAAAGACATGTGAAGTGGGTGTTGGCACGCACAAAGCAATTTGGGCAGATGACATCTGAGGCGGCACGAGAAATCTCTGATAAAATT GCCTCATTGGAAGAACAATCATCACAGGGTACGTTTGTCCCGAATGGTCGTCAAGACATACTTAATACAGCCATTGGGCGACCGGATCATGGAGGGCGTGTTCGTGCAGCGGGTTCTGGGGTGACAATAACTCAATACTTTGGGAAGGCAGCACGTGGCTCTGGTAGCTCATATAGATCCTTCAACCAACAACAGTTGGATGAAATAATAGTAACCATAAAGGAACAAAACGAACGCAGGCTAGAGACATTTAAACATGTGTTGAAGGAACAAATCATACTTGAGATTTCGCAAAGGGGATCGACTGTCGCAGCTCCTATTCAGCCAGATATACAGCTATTAGGTGCAAGAGTTAGCACAAAGGGGAGCAATGCGGAGGCTGTTGTCAACCCATCTCCGCCAGATCATGTTGGTCCTGTCAAGCCGACTATGGGGTTGTATGTCCATAGGGAACTTTGTACAAAGTTGGTGGCATTAGGAAAAACATATGATGGAGGCTCTACCATACACGGTGTGGCTTATGCAGATGATGTCGTCAGGGTTAGTGTTGACTTGGTTATTAATGGTGAAGCTGAAGTCCCATTTCTGACATCAGACATTAAGTATGTCAGCCAGGCGCTAGACACATTCATTGCATGGCCAACATCACTTGTAAAACTAGTCTCAAATGAG AGGACCCGTTGCGCGAGTTGA